Proteins found in one Clostridium butyricum genomic segment:
- a CDS encoding PucR family transcriptional regulator, producing the protein MAITVGKLFGNGAITYNMKLLAGMKGLNNLVEWVHIIENDEVSQFLHGHEVVLTSGILNDNKGWLLDYAKKLHKVGTSAFIVNIGPYTKSVDKEVIEFCNKVDMPLYTIPWETRMVDITRDICSRILRREQVEISVSATIKNIIFKIGDLETQIQQMERYGYLQDSKFCFIAMCLDNKEGDFEMNKVKVFSERIARNIHELYISFPYNECWILVLVNYSNYDIDNFVKTFYKNWNKESCRVYMGISQNNQGIRVQDENFNKAFKAMEMAKKQEKDVVFYDKLHIYKLLLEVKDKSLLNNYYKDVLGKLVEYDKENRTDLVGFLKVYLENNGSQQAVAEKQYIHRNTVNNQIKKIEKITGFNPLEIEEKMKFVLGFYIKDII; encoded by the coding sequence ATGGCAATAACAGTGGGAAAATTATTTGGAAATGGAGCTATAACATATAATATGAAGTTATTAGCAGGAATGAAGGGACTTAATAATTTAGTTGAATGGGTTCATATTATTGAAAATGATGAGGTAAGTCAGTTTCTTCATGGGCATGAAGTTGTTCTGACATCAGGAATACTCAATGATAATAAAGGATGGCTTTTAGATTATGCAAAAAAACTCCACAAAGTTGGAACAAGTGCTTTTATAGTTAATATAGGACCATACACAAAATCTGTAGATAAAGAAGTGATTGAATTCTGTAATAAAGTGGATATGCCATTATATACTATTCCTTGGGAGACAAGAATGGTGGATATTACACGGGATATATGTTCTAGAATATTAAGAAGAGAGCAAGTTGAAATAAGCGTTAGTGCTACAATAAAGAATATTATATTCAAAATAGGTGATTTAGAAACTCAGATTCAGCAGATGGAGAGGTATGGATATTTACAGGATAGTAAATTTTGCTTTATAGCTATGTGTCTTGATAATAAGGAAGGTGATTTTGAAATGAATAAAGTGAAGGTGTTTTCTGAAAGAATTGCACGAAATATCCATGAACTTTATATATCATTTCCTTATAATGAGTGTTGGATTTTAGTACTTGTAAACTATAGTAATTATGATATAGATAATTTTGTAAAGACATTTTATAAGAATTGGAATAAAGAATCTTGCAGAGTTTATATGGGAATAAGTCAGAATAATCAAGGTATAAGAGTTCAGGATGAAAATTTTAATAAGGCATTTAAAGCAATGGAAATGGCTAAAAAGCAAGAGAAAGATGTCGTTTTTTATGATAAACTTCATATATATAAGCTTCTTTTAGAAGTAAAGGATAAAAGTTTATTGAATAATTATTATAAAGATGTGCTAGGAAAATTAGTAGAATATGACAAAGAAAATAGAACTGATCTTGTTGGATTTTTAAAAGTATATTTAGAAAACAATGGAAGTCAGCAGGCAGTAGCTGAAAAGCAATATATTCATAGAAATACAGTTAATAATCAAATTAAAAAAATAGAAAAGATTACAGGATTTAATCCTTTGGAAATTGAGGAAAAAATGAAATTTGTATTGGGTTTTTATATAAAGGATATAATATAG
- the tkt gene encoding transketolase, with product MSRELDQLSINAIKVLSADAIEKSKSGHPGLPLGSASMAFTLWSKMNHNGKNPDWQNRDRFILSAGHGSMLEYSLLHLFGYGLTIEDIKNFRQLGSLTPGHPEYGHTKGVEITTGPLGQGICNAVGMAMAESYLANKFNKDSYNVVDHHTYAIVGDGCLMEGISGEASSLAGTLELGKLIVLYDSNNISIEGNTDIAFREDVAKRYEAYGWQVLKVSDGNDIDSISKAIDEAKDENVKPTLIIVKNVIGFGCPAKQGKASAHGEPLGADNIRAMKENLGWKLEPDFYVPDEVYSNMDEYMKEGQAKEESWNNLFKEYKNAYPELASQYEEWMSGKVNVEALESEEFWSFDKSIATRQSSGILINRLAEIIPNLIGGSADLAPSNKTNMDSRGDFSAEDRSGSNLHFGVREHAMAAITNGMQAHGGLQTYCSTFFVFSDYMKGAMRLSALMNLPVTYVLTHDSIGVGEDGPTHEPIEQLAALRSMPNMTVFRPADSKETAAAWYYAVTNGKTPTSLVLTRQNLPLYKESGKEALKGGYILKDSTKETPDVILMASGSEVELIYKAAEQLEGKGISARVVSIPSFELFDAQYEAYKESVMPKCVRSRVAVEALSSFGWHKYTGLDGEVISLDTFGASGPADKLFEQFGFTVENVVNTALKVAGK from the coding sequence ATGAGTAGAGAATTAGATCAGTTATCTATTAATGCAATAAAAGTACTTTCAGCAGATGCAATTGAAAAATCAAAATCAGGGCATCCAGGGCTTCCACTTGGTTCAGCATCGATGGCTTTTACGCTATGGAGTAAAATGAACCATAATGGAAAGAATCCAGATTGGCAAAACAGAGATAGATTCATATTATCAGCAGGCCATGGTTCAATGCTTGAATATTCATTGTTACACTTATTTGGATATGGACTAACGATTGAAGATATAAAGAACTTCAGACAGTTAGGAAGTCTTACACCAGGACATCCTGAATATGGACATACTAAGGGAGTTGAAATTACAACAGGTCCACTTGGACAGGGAATATGCAATGCAGTAGGTATGGCAATGGCTGAAAGCTATCTTGCTAATAAATTCAATAAAGATAGTTACAATGTTGTTGACCATCACACTTATGCTATAGTAGGTGACGGATGTCTTATGGAAGGTATTTCAGGAGAAGCATCATCACTTGCCGGAACACTAGAACTTGGAAAATTAATAGTTCTTTATGATTCTAACAACATTTCAATTGAAGGAAATACTGATATTGCATTTAGAGAAGATGTTGCAAAGAGATATGAAGCTTATGGATGGCAGGTGCTTAAAGTATCGGATGGAAATGATATTGATTCAATTTCAAAAGCAATAGATGAAGCAAAAGATGAAAATGTTAAGCCTACATTAATCATTGTTAAAAATGTTATAGGATTTGGATGTCCTGCAAAACAGGGAAAAGCTTCAGCACACGGCGAACCGTTAGGTGCAGATAATATAAGAGCAATGAAAGAGAACCTGGGGTGGAAACTTGAACCAGATTTTTATGTTCCAGATGAAGTATACAGCAATATGGATGAATATATGAAAGAAGGACAGGCTAAGGAAGAAAGCTGGAACAATTTATTTAAAGAATACAAGAATGCATATCCAGAATTAGCATCACAATATGAAGAATGGATGAGTGGAAAGGTTAATGTTGAAGCTTTAGAAAGTGAAGAATTTTGGAGTTTTGATAAGTCAATAGCAACAAGGCAGTCTTCTGGAATATTGATAAACAGACTTGCAGAAATAATTCCTAATCTTATTGGAGGTTCAGCAGATTTAGCACCTTCTAATAAGACTAATATGGACAGCAGGGGAGATTTTTCAGCAGAAGACAGAAGTGGTTCAAATCTTCATTTTGGAGTAAGAGAACATGCTATGGCAGCAATTACAAATGGAATGCAGGCTCATGGAGGATTACAGACATATTGTTCAACATTCTTTGTATTTAGTGATTACATGAAAGGTGCAATGAGATTATCAGCACTTATGAATCTTCCAGTAACATATGTTTTAACACATGATAGTATTGGTGTTGGCGAAGATGGTCCGACTCATGAGCCAATTGAGCAATTGGCAGCTCTTAGAAGTATGCCTAATATGACTGTTTTCAGACCAGCAGATTCTAAGGAAACAGCAGCTGCATGGTATTATGCAGTAACAAATGGAAAAACTCCAACATCATTAGTATTAACAAGACAGAACCTTCCTTTATACAAAGAAAGCGGAAAAGAAGCTTTAAAAGGTGGATATATATTAAAAGACAGCACTAAGGAAACTCCAGATGTAATACTTATGGCATCAGGTTCAGAAGTTGAATTAATATATAAAGCTGCAGAACAATTAGAAGGAAAAGGAATAAGTGCAAGAGTTGTAAGTATTCCATCATTTGAATTATTTGATGCTCAATATGAAGCATATAAAGAAAGTGTAATGCCAAAATGTGTTAGATCAAGAGTTGCAGTAGAAGCATTAAGTTCATTTGGATGGCATAAATATACAGGACTTGATGGAGAAGTTATTTCACTTGATACGTTTGGTGCATCAGGACCTGCTGATAAGTTATTTGAACAGTTTGGATTTACTGTTGAAAATGTTGTAAATACAGCATTAAAAGTAGCTGGAAAATAA
- the fsa gene encoding fructose-6-phosphate aldolase → MKFFLDTANVDYIREANEMGVICGVTTNPSLVAKEGRDFNEVIKEITEIVDGPISGEVVSEDAEGMIKEGREIAAIHKNMIVKIPMTAEGLKATKVLSKEGIKTNVTLIFSATQALLAANAGATYVSPFLGRVDDISMIGMDLVRDIAEIFSVHGIKTEIIAASVRNPIHVIEAAKAGADIATVPFNLVEQMIKHPLTDQGLEKFKADWAAAFGK, encoded by the coding sequence ATGAAATTTTTTTTAGACACAGCAAATGTAGATTATATTAGAGAAGCAAATGAAATGGGGGTTATATGTGGAGTAACAACAAATCCATCTTTGGTTGCAAAAGAAGGAAGAGATTTTAATGAAGTTATTAAAGAAATAACAGAAATTGTTGATGGTCCAATAAGTGGTGAAGTAGTAAGTGAAGATGCAGAAGGAATGATAAAAGAAGGAAGAGAAATTGCGGCTATTCATAAAAATATGATAGTAAAAATTCCAATGACAGCAGAAGGTCTTAAAGCTACAAAAGTTTTATCAAAAGAAGGAATAAAAACAAATGTAACATTAATATTCTCAGCAACTCAGGCATTGCTTGCAGCAAATGCAGGAGCAACTTATGTAAGTCCGTTCCTTGGAAGAGTAGATGATATATCAATGATAGGTATGGATTTAGTAAGGGACATTGCAGAAATATTCTCAGTTCATGGAATAAAAACAGAAATAATAGCAGCAAGTGTAAGAAATCCAATTCATGTTATAGAAGCAGCGAAAGCAGGTGCAGATATAGCAACAGTTCCTTTTAATTTAGTAGAGCAGATGATTAAACACCCATTGACTGATCAAGGATTAGAAAAATTTAAAGCAGACTGGGCAGCAGCTTTTGGGAAGTAA
- a CDS encoding ROK family transcriptional regulator produces MKEVNHSKIKETNRKKIIKLLLEKDDITKLDISRTLNISITTVSTNISELKKEGIVENVRAMKSTGGRKALAIKLNEQCNYALGLALTPRHIKLSLINIKSSEIENIRVRHNNEGIEEIVNLANNNILKILKNHNIDDKQLLGMGISVPGTVDSQNGIIKRCYLLKINNFNLKEKFQYLNIPIYIENEANLSAYYEYLNKKYIVDNLLYVSINDGVGLGIIINGNIYMGSNNSAGEMGHTKIKIGGRVCKCGARGCFEAYTSKNALLEDYNKCMNKDINDIEVFEELYNNNDIDVKNIVNGYMDILGAGISNLTMLLDPKVVVIGGEINNILNNEIDYLRKVIYKDNLFLDESICNVEITRFKESYLLGAARFVIEEFLKIK; encoded by the coding sequence TTGAAAGAAGTAAATCATAGCAAAATCAAAGAAACAAATAGAAAAAAAATTATAAAATTATTATTGGAAAAAGACGATATAACTAAATTAGATATATCACGAACTTTAAATATAAGCATAACCACAGTTTCAACAAATATCTCTGAATTAAAGAAAGAAGGGATTGTTGAAAATGTTAGAGCTATGAAATCTACTGGTGGCAGAAAAGCACTAGCTATTAAACTAAATGAACAGTGTAATTATGCCTTAGGGCTTGCATTGACTCCAAGGCATATAAAGCTATCTCTTATAAATATAAAAAGTAGTGAAATTGAGAATATCAGAGTACGACATAATAATGAAGGCATAGAAGAAATAGTTAATTTAGCAAATAATAATATATTGAAGATTCTTAAAAATCATAATATAGATGACAAACAGCTTTTGGGCATGGGGATTTCTGTACCAGGAACTGTTGATTCTCAAAATGGGATAATAAAAAGATGTTATCTTCTTAAAATAAATAATTTTAATTTAAAAGAGAAATTTCAATATTTAAATATACCGATATATATAGAAAATGAAGCCAATTTATCTGCATATTATGAGTATCTCAACAAAAAGTATATAGTTGATAATCTTTTGTATGTTTCAATAAATGATGGGGTAGGTCTTGGAATAATAATCAATGGAAATATATATATGGGAAGTAATAACTCTGCTGGTGAGATGGGACATACAAAAATAAAAATAGGTGGAAGAGTTTGTAAATGTGGTGCAAGAGGTTGCTTTGAAGCTTATACTTCTAAAAATGCACTTTTAGAAGATTACAATAAGTGTATGAATAAAGATATTAATGATATTGAGGTTTTTGAAGAATTATATAATAATAATGACATTGATGTAAAAAATATAGTTAATGGATATATGGATATATTAGGTGCAGGAATATCTAATTTAACCATGCTTTTAGATCCTAAGGTAGTGGTTATTGGCGGAGAAATAAATAATATTTTGAATAATGAAATTGATTATCTAAGAAAAGTAATATATAAAGATAATCTATTTTTGGATGAGTCTATATGCAATGTTGAAATAACAAGATTTAAAGAATCATATTTATTAGGGGCAGCAAGATTTGTTATAGAAGAGTTTTTAAAAATAAAATAG
- the xylB gene encoding xylulokinase produces the protein MRYLLGLDIGTSGTKTALFDENGQTIATATYGYDLFQPQAGWAEQNPEDWWTACVQGIKDVMEKSKVKSSDIKGVGLSGQMHGLVLLDKENKLIRDSIIWCDQRTEKECEEITEKIGKERLIEITGNPALTGFTLSKLLWVRNNEPENYKKINKVLLPKDYIRFKLTGVFATEVSDASGMQMLDINTRDWSDELLKCLGIDKSLLADVYESVVVSGHVHEEASMLTSLQEGTPVVGGAGDQAAGAIGNGIVREGVISTVIGSSGVVFASTDTPKFDKLGRVHTLCHAVPGKWHVMGVTQGAGLSFKWFKETFCKKEVEECKVEGSNIYDVLTEKATKSNPGSNGVVYLPYLMGERTPHLDPNVKGGFFGVSLINNHDDFIRSILEGVSFSLKNCLDIIEDMNVKIEDIRVSGGGAESEVWRKILCDIFQYNLTTVKASEGPALGVAILAGVGAGIYESVEDACDKIVKGNDTVNPDKNLKERYDEVYTVYNSLYDKVKDIQL, from the coding sequence ATGCGTTATTTATTAGGGTTAGACATTGGAACTTCAGGAACAAAAACTGCATTATTTGATGAGAATGGACAAACTATAGCTACAGCTACTTATGGATATGACTTATTTCAGCCACAAGCAGGATGGGCTGAGCAAAATCCAGAAGATTGGTGGACTGCATGTGTTCAGGGAATAAAAGATGTTATGGAAAAGAGTAAAGTTAAAAGTTCAGACATTAAAGGTGTTGGATTAAGTGGACAGATGCATGGTCTTGTATTGTTAGATAAGGAAAATAAATTAATAAGAGATTCAATAATATGGTGTGATCAGAGAACAGAAAAAGAGTGTGAAGAAATTACAGAAAAAATAGGAAAAGAAAGACTTATAGAAATTACAGGAAATCCAGCCCTTACTGGATTTACTCTTTCAAAATTATTATGGGTTAGAAATAATGAACCTGAGAATTATAAAAAAATAAATAAAGTACTTCTACCAAAAGACTATATAAGATTTAAATTAACAGGAGTGTTTGCAACAGAGGTTTCAGATGCAAGTGGAATGCAAATGCTAGATATAAATACTAGAGACTGGAGTGATGAACTTCTTAAATGTTTAGGAATAGACAAGTCATTATTGGCTGATGTGTATGAATCAGTAGTTGTAAGTGGACATGTTCATGAAGAAGCATCAATGTTAACCAGTTTACAGGAAGGTACACCAGTAGTTGGAGGTGCAGGAGATCAGGCAGCAGGAGCTATCGGAAACGGAATTGTAAGAGAAGGAGTAATTTCAACTGTAATAGGTTCATCAGGAGTTGTTTTTGCATCTACAGATACACCTAAGTTTGATAAGCTTGGAAGAGTTCATACATTATGTCATGCAGTTCCAGGAAAATGGCATGTAATGGGGGTTACTCAGGGAGCTGGATTATCATTTAAATGGTTTAAAGAAACATTTTGTAAGAAAGAAGTTGAAGAATGTAAAGTTGAAGGAAGTAATATTTATGATGTATTAACAGAAAAAGCTACAAAATCTAATCCAGGATCTAATGGAGTGGTTTATCTTCCTTATTTAATGGGTGAAAGAACTCCTCATCTTGATCCCAATGTTAAAGGTGGATTTTTTGGAGTTTCATTAATAAATAATCACGATGACTTTATAAGAAGTATATTAGAAGGTGTAAGTTTCAGTTTAAAGAATTGTTTAGATATAATTGAAGACATGAATGTTAAGATTGAAGACATAAGAGTAAGTGGAGGCGGAGCTGAAAGTGAAGTTTGGAGAAAGATACTTTGTGATATATTCCAATATAATTTAACAACAGTTAAAGCTTCAGAAGGTCCAGCACTTGGTGTAGCAATATTAGCAGGTGTGGGAGCTGGTATATATGAATCTGTAGAAGATGCATGTGATAAGATTGTTAAGGGTAATGATACTGTTAATCCAGATAAAAACTTAAAGGAAAGATATGATGAAGTTTATACAGTATATAATTCTCTTTATGATAAGGTAAAAGATATACAACTATAA
- a CDS encoding L-lactate dehydrogenase, translating into MSNKLKKVGIVGVGHVGAHCAFSLATQGIVDELVLVDINKQKAVSERQDLIDSVTYLPHRVNIEVGEYEDLKECDIVVISVGIITKTHDRLDELQESIGMVDSFVKRIVESGFDGIFINITNPCDIIAKRVWELSGFDKSKVFGTGTGLDSSRFRAVLARETGVDHKSIQGYTLGEHGDSQMAAWSNVSFGGKPLCELEKEDPDHFAHLDKQELLKEVIGAGWVTFAGKGATEFGIASTLARIVNCIFHDEKQIMPVTTLMEGQYGVEGLFTSTPCMIGKDGIERVIELNLNNEELKDFRKSCDVIKSHIDKIK; encoded by the coding sequence ATGAGTAATAAGTTGAAAAAAGTTGGAATAGTTGGAGTTGGACATGTTGGGGCACATTGTGCTTTTAGCTTAGCAACTCAGGGAATAGTAGATGAGTTAGTACTTGTTGATATAAATAAACAGAAGGCAGTAAGTGAAAGACAGGATTTAATTGACAGTGTTACATATTTACCACATAGAGTTAATATTGAAGTTGGGGAATATGAAGATTTAAAGGAGTGTGACATAGTAGTAATAAGTGTAGGAATAATAACTAAGACTCATGATAGATTAGATGAATTACAAGAAAGTATAGGAATGGTTGATAGTTTTGTAAAAAGAATAGTTGAGTCAGGGTTTGATGGTATTTTCATAAATATAACTAATCCTTGTGATATTATAGCAAAAAGAGTATGGGAATTATCTGGATTTGATAAATCTAAGGTTTTTGGTACAGGTACAGGACTTGATAGTTCCCGTTTCAGAGCTGTTTTAGCAAGAGAAACTGGAGTAGATCATAAATCTATTCAAGGGTATACATTAGGAGAACACGGAGATTCTCAAATGGCAGCATGGTCAAACGTAAGTTTTGGTGGAAAACCACTTTGTGAACTTGAAAAGGAAGATCCTGACCATTTTGCTCACCTTGATAAACAAGAATTACTAAAAGAAGTTATAGGTGCGGGATGGGTTACTTTTGCAGGAAAGGGAGCTACTGAATTTGGTATAGCATCTACACTTGCAAGAATTGTAAACTGCATATTTCATGATGAAAAACAGATAATGCCAGTAACTACATTAATGGAAGGTCAATATGGAGTTGAAGGATTATTTACAAGTACACCTTGTATGATTGGAAAAGATGGAATAGAAAGAGTAATAGAATTAAATCTTAATAATGAAGAACTAAAAGATTTTAGGAAGTCATGTGATGTAATAAAGAGTCATATAGATAAAATTAAATAA
- a CDS encoding metallophosphoesterase family protein produces the protein MRYKKTLLIFFIILTFCVLGYPAYLLCGKTFSNLCLQYSSSEESKISHVDNIDSTSQNSPYDLAFAVLGDIHDNESDFQDSVDDIKSTDIKLDALILNGDTVDQGIESQYEEMKNAIQKNINNLPSTIIKNIGNHEFYDYDHGNKSKEDVDEKIQKYLDFAQEKNVYHDKWINQYHFISLGSEDGNSPTCSSTSAFISNTQIAWLEEKLAENYEKGRPIFVFLHQPLILNWGWGDIPGTNVSSNLNNIFSKYPEVILFNSHTHKHLTEECINTNNGYTIVQTGAVSYTLFNNSDNTLSRDYSYTNGLLITIKDNIVNIRGRDFKNHEWIFSKDIDFK, from the coding sequence ATGCGATATAAAAAAACATTATTAATATTTTTTATTATTTTAACTTTTTGCGTCCTAGGATACCCTGCATATCTTTTATGTGGCAAAACTTTTTCTAATTTATGTCTTCAATATTCTTCCTCTGAAGAAAGTAAAATATCTCATGTTGACAACATAGATAGCACTTCTCAAAATTCGCCCTATGATTTAGCATTTGCAGTTCTAGGTGATATACATGATAATGAATCTGATTTTCAAGATTCAGTTGATGATATAAAAAGCACTGATATAAAATTAGATGCATTAATTTTAAATGGAGATACTGTTGATCAAGGTATAGAATCACAATATGAAGAAATGAAGAATGCTATCCAGAAAAATATAAATAATCTTCCTAGTACTATAATTAAAAATATTGGCAATCATGAATTTTATGATTATGACCACGGAAACAAATCAAAAGAAGATGTTGATGAAAAAATACAAAAATATCTTGATTTTGCTCAAGAAAAAAATGTATATCATGACAAATGGATTAACCAATATCACTTTATTTCATTAGGCTCTGAAGATGGTAATTCTCCTACATGTAGTTCAACATCAGCATTTATATCTAATACTCAAATTGCTTGGCTTGAAGAAAAGCTTGCAGAAAACTACGAGAAAGGAAGACCTATATTTGTTTTTCTTCATCAGCCTTTAATATTAAATTGGGGATGGGGGGATATTCCTGGTACAAATGTAAGCTCTAACTTAAATAATATATTCTCTAAATATCCTGAAGTTATATTGTTTAATTCACATACACATAAGCATTTGACTGAAGAATGCATAAATACAAATAATGGATACACCATAGTTCAAACAGGTGCTGTAAGCTATACTCTTTTTAATAATTCAGACAATACACTGTCTAGAGATTATTCATATACAAATGGATTACTTATAACAATTAAAGATAATATAGTTAATATTAGGGGACGAGATTTTAAAAACCATGAATGGATATTTTCAAAAGATATTGATTTCAAATAA